The following nucleotide sequence is from Paenibacillus odorifer.
TAGAAGTAAGTAACCGGGTCCGGATAACATGTATACGGGTGCGGAAGGGGGAGACATCATGGGGAACATCAAGGAATATGTGAACGGTAAAGTTGCAGAGAACCGTGAGCAAATCGAGTATCACGTTGAGAAAATATTAGAATTAATCGGTGAAGATACCGGCCGCGAGGGACTGCTGGAAACACCGGCACGTGTTACGCGGATGTACGAGGAGATATTCGGCGGTTATTCGATAGATCCCCGCGAGGCGCTCGGCGTTACTTTTGATGAGTCTCATGAAGAGCTAGTGATCGTTAAGGATATCGTCTATTACAGCCAATGTGAACACCACATGGCTCCTTTCTTTGGTAAAGTGCATATAGGATACATTCCGAGCGGACGTATTGCTGGGCTCAGCAAATTAGCTCGGCTTGTTGAAGCAGTAAGCCGGCGTCTACAGGTTCAAGAGCGCATTACGGCGCAAATTGCTGATATTATGACGGAGGTGTTAGGCCCCCACGGTGTTATGGTTGTTGTGGAGGGAGAGCATCTGTGTATGTGTGCACGCGGAGTGAAGAAGCCAGGCAGCAAAACGGTAACTATGGCTACTAGAGGGGTCTTCCGTGAGGATGCCGCCGCTCGTGCGGAGTT
It contains:
- the folE gene encoding GTP cyclohydrolase I FolE, encoding MGNIKEYVNGKVAENREQIEYHVEKILELIGEDTGREGLLETPARVTRMYEEIFGGYSIDPREALGVTFDESHEELVIVKDIVYYSQCEHHMAPFFGKVHIGYIPSGRIAGLSKLARLVEAVSRRLQVQERITAQIADIMTEVLGPHGVMVVVEGEHLCMCARGVKKPGSKTVTMATRGVFREDAAARAEFLSLIKE